A portion of the Thermosediminibacter oceani DSM 16646 genome contains these proteins:
- a CDS encoding DNA polymerase IV — MLSILHVDMNAFYASCHQALDPSLKGKPVIVAGDPKKRNGIVLTASYEARKFGVKTAMPNWQARKLCPHAVFIKPDYRLYVATSHRVLEILQRFSPVVEVFSIDEAWLDVTGCEGLFGDAVTIAEKIQRTVIEELSLPCSVGVSCNKLLAKMASDMKKPMGITVITPEDVPDVIWPLPVDELFGVGPRLAERLKKMNINTIGDLAAVPVEMLEAAFGLVGRHIHLFANGIDDSPVDPHSMDDARSMGHSITLPRDVETWDEAEAVLLSLAEQVGRRVRRGNYVGRVVTVTLRDSSFSTITRSTTIPHTSATEDIYAAAKRLLRSNWDGRTPLRLLGVSLSGLIREFDQISVFEADEKKKRLNRVIDEIRERFGDNAIFRAKLKSRDLIGQKGSPAIGPFARRN; from the coding sequence ATGCTCTCCATCCTCCACGTGGACATGAACGCTTTTTACGCTTCCTGCCACCAGGCCCTGGATCCGTCTTTAAAGGGCAAACCGGTCATAGTTGCCGGGGACCCCAAGAAGCGAAACGGCATAGTGCTCACCGCTTCCTATGAAGCCAGGAAGTTCGGGGTAAAGACCGCTATGCCCAACTGGCAGGCCAGGAAGCTTTGCCCCCACGCCGTATTCATAAAACCCGACTATAGGCTCTACGTCGCCACCAGCCACAGGGTGCTGGAAATACTGCAAAGATTTTCTCCCGTCGTGGAGGTGTTCAGCATCGACGAAGCATGGCTGGACGTTACCGGCTGCGAGGGGCTCTTCGGGGATGCGGTGACCATAGCGGAAAAGATCCAGAGGACCGTGATAGAAGAACTCTCTCTCCCGTGTTCCGTAGGGGTTTCCTGCAATAAACTGCTGGCCAAGATGGCCTCGGACATGAAAAAACCCATGGGGATCACGGTCATAACGCCCGAAGACGTGCCCGACGTAATCTGGCCCCTGCCTGTGGACGAACTTTTCGGCGTGGGCCCCAGGCTGGCGGAACGCCTGAAGAAGATGAACATAAACACGATAGGCGACCTGGCGGCGGTGCCCGTCGAGATGCTGGAAGCGGCTTTCGGGCTGGTGGGACGCCACATCCACCTCTTCGCCAACGGCATAGACGATTCCCCGGTAGATCCCCATTCCATGGACGATGCCAGGTCCATGGGCCACTCGATCACGCTGCCCCGGGATGTGGAAACCTGGGATGAGGCCGAGGCGGTGCTGCTGTCCCTGGCGGAGCAGGTGGGAAGGCGGGTGCGGCGGGGAAACTACGTCGGCAGGGTGGTGACCGTCACCCTCCGGGACTCCTCCTTTTCCACCATAACCCGTTCTACCACGATCCCCCACACCAGCGCCACCGAAGACATATACGCCGCCGCAAAGCGGCTTTTGCGCTCCAACTGGGACGGCAGGACGCCGTTGAGGCTCCTGGGTGTGAGTCTTTCGGGCCTCATAAGGGAATTCGACCAGATTTCCGTATTCGAGGCCGACGAAAAGAAAAAGAGGCTCAACCGGGTTATAGACGAAATAAGGGAGAGGTTCGGGGATAACGCCATCTTCCGGGCGAAGCTGAAGTCCCGGGACCTTATAGGCCAAAAGGGCAGTCCGGCCATAGGACCCTTCGCCAGGCGAAATTGA
- a CDS encoding DUF72 domain-containing protein has product MTLILVATSGYAYKDWKGRFYPENMKDGDMLAFYSREFPFTEVNSSYYSMPTPYMFYHMMKKTPGNFIFVVKAYGGMTHQRDLGDITVGRFHDALKPLVEAGRLGCVLAQFPYSFHNNEKNRDYLKKLRERMKDLPLAVEFRSDDWLRLEVIRLLRENDMAFVCVDEPPIRGLLPPVVVATSSIGYVRFHGRNIRKWYNHEKSYERYDYLYTEMELSEWVPRIRELSRKTKVVFIAMNNHFNASAVINARQLLGLLKEAGNI; this is encoded by the coding sequence ATGACCTTGATACTCGTTGCCACTTCGGGTTATGCGTACAAAGACTGGAAGGGAAGGTTTTACCCCGAGAACATGAAGGACGGGGATATGCTGGCCTTTTACAGCCGGGAGTTTCCCTTTACCGAGGTGAATTCCAGCTACTACAGCATGCCGACACCGTATATGTTCTACCATATGATGAAAAAAACCCCGGGAAATTTCATCTTCGTCGTCAAAGCTTACGGCGGCATGACCCACCAGAGGGACCTCGGCGATATAACGGTGGGGAGGTTCCACGACGCCTTAAAGCCGCTGGTGGAAGCGGGAAGGCTGGGGTGCGTGCTGGCCCAGTTCCCGTACAGTTTTCACAATAACGAAAAAAACAGGGATTACCTCAAAAAGTTGCGGGAGAGGATGAAGGACCTGCCGCTCGCCGTCGAGTTCAGGTCCGACGACTGGTTGAGGCTTGAAGTTATCCGCCTGCTCAGGGAAAACGATATGGCTTTCGTATGCGTCGACGAGCCGCCCATAAGAGGGCTTCTGCCGCCGGTGGTGGTGGCCACCAGTTCTATAGGATATGTGCGGTTTCACGGCAGGAATATCCGGAAATGGTATAACCACGAGAAATCTTACGAGCGCTACGATTACCTGTACACCGAGATGGAACTTTCGGAATGGGTGCCCAGGATAAGAGAACTTTCCCGCAAGACAAAGGTCGTATTCATAGCGATGAACAACCACTTCAACGCGTCGGCCGTCATCAACGCCAGGCAGCTCTTGGGACTTTTAAAAGAGGCGGGCAATATATAA
- a CDS encoding GreA/GreB family elongation factor: protein MQRTYTLSKTAFEALIKHLADLEAGKSRLIDEHFSNSPREARELEHLLDNYIKFMDEFISSVQQEDTADESFPYVVINSRVQVQDIENDETYNFRVVLPSGNIASDPEIYSVSVLSPVGKSLLLKKPGEKVQVNAPGGMFLYEIKAIYFP, encoded by the coding sequence ATGCAAAGGACCTACACCCTGTCAAAGACGGCTTTTGAGGCTCTGATTAAACATCTGGCAGATCTAGAAGCGGGAAAAAGCAGGCTTATCGATGAACATTTCAGTAATTCCCCCAGGGAAGCCCGGGAGCTTGAACACCTGCTGGACAATTACATCAAGTTCATGGATGAATTCATAAGCTCCGTCCAGCAGGAAGATACAGCCGACGAAAGCTTTCCGTATGTGGTAATCAACAGCCGAGTGCAAGTACAGGATATCGAAAACGACGAAACATACAATTTCAGGGTGGTCCTGCCCAGCGGCAACATTGCCTCAGATCCAGAAATATATAGCGTTTCGGTTCTGTCCCCGGTGGGAAAGTCGCTCCTTTTGAAAAAGCCCGGTGAAAAAGTACAGGTGAACGCCCCCGGCGGCATGTTCCTTTACGAGATTAAAGCCATATATTTCCCTTAG
- a CDS encoding D-alanine--D-alanine ligase family protein: MKVGVFWRKFRNVELQLKLSGENIYDDAYEEAYQHFSAIKEAGFDAVMIEWKKDNPQETLRKVLEEKVDLVFNASSLEEVAFLEAFGIPFAGSGLDLVATDKATRKKIVAYHKLPTPRFIVVEDPNEIPDHDLKYPLFVKPVRGRGSAGISEENIIERHEDLARVVSKITDKIGQPALVEEFIRGREITVGIIGYKNPRVLPPVEIEYNSTRTNTFEHKMFDNEIIHCPARLSPEEEEKVKSTALSIYKVLNAKDFSRIDMILGDDGIPYFLEINTFAGLTMSKDGTHHGYMGYMAKTAGMTRADFIGSIVRSALERYRICHKL; encoded by the coding sequence ATGAAGGTAGGGGTATTCTGGAGAAAGTTCCGGAACGTGGAGCTCCAGCTGAAACTTTCCGGGGAAAACATTTACGATGACGCTTATGAAGAGGCTTATCAGCACTTTTCTGCAATAAAGGAAGCGGGCTTTGATGCGGTAATGATAGAATGGAAAAAGGACAACCCGCAGGAAACCTTGAGAAAAGTGCTTGAAGAGAAGGTAGACCTGGTGTTCAACGCCTCATCGCTCGAGGAAGTAGCTTTCCTCGAAGCCTTCGGCATCCCCTTCGCCGGTTCCGGGCTGGACCTGGTAGCGACGGATAAAGCCACGCGCAAGAAGATAGTGGCGTACCATAAACTTCCCACGCCGAGATTTATAGTGGTGGAAGACCCGAACGAAATACCCGACCACGACCTAAAGTACCCGCTTTTTGTCAAACCCGTTCGTGGCCGCGGCAGCGCCGGTATAAGCGAGGAAAACATCATTGAAAGGCACGAAGACCTAGCCCGGGTCGTATCAAAGATAACCGATAAAATAGGCCAGCCCGCCCTTGTGGAGGAATTCATCAGGGGCAGGGAGATAACAGTGGGAATAATCGGGTATAAAAATCCCCGGGTTCTGCCACCGGTTGAAATCGAATATAATTCCACTAGAACCAATACCTTTGAACATAAAATGTTCGACAACGAGATAATCCACTGTCCCGCAAGGCTCTCCCCCGAAGAGGAGGAAAAAGTAAAAAGCACAGCACTGAGTATCTACAAGGTCCTGAACGCCAAGGACTTTTCCAGGATAGACATGATCCTGGGGGACGACGGTATCCCGTACTTTCTGGAGATAAATACCTTCGCCGGACTTACCATGTCAAAGGACGGGACCCATCACGGATATATGGGCTACATGGCCAAGACCGCGGGCATGACGCGGGCCGATTTCATCGGCTCCATAGTGAGAAGCGCCCTGGAAAGGTACAGGATATGTCATAAATTGTAA